GCCACGCGATCTACAACACCTCGAAGTTCGCGCTGGAAGGCATGTCGGAGGCGCTCGCGGGCGAGGTCGCGCCGCTCGGCATCCGGGTCAGCATCATCGAGCCGGGGCCGTTCCGCACCGACTTTCTCGGTCGTTCCATGGCTTTCGCCGAGCCGATCGCCGACTACCAGGACACCGCCGCCGGCATCGTGCGGCAGAATTTCGCGCGTAACGACGGAAACCAGCCAAACGATCCGGTGAAGGCGGCCGCGGCCATCGTACGGTTGGTGAACACGCCGGACGGGCCGCTGCGGCTGCCGCTCGGACCGGAGGCGGTCGGCCGGATCAGGGAAAAGCTGACCAAACAGCTGGCCGACCTGCAGGAGTGGGAGGCCGTGTCGCTGGACACTCGCTTCTGATCACTGGCCGACCCGGCCGTCGATGCGCTCGCGCAGGAAGTCGGCATGTCCGTTGTGCCGCGCGTATTCCTCGATCATGTGCACGACCACCTCGCGCAGCGCGGTTTTGCCGTCTTTCCCGAGAAAACCCAGATCGGTGTCGTCGACGAACTTCTCCGCGAAGGCGATCTCGGCACGCCAGCTCTGCCAGGCCTCGGCGACGACGGCCGGGTCGGCGACGGCACCGTCGAACTCACCGTTTGGCGCGTCGTCGCCGCGATAGCGCCGTGAGACGTCCTCGCCAGCCAGGAAAATCCGGAACCAGAACCGCTCGACGTCGGCGAGGTGGCGCAGCAGGCCGAGCAGCGACAGGTTGGACGGCTCGACCGAGCGGCGAGCCAGCTGCTCGGCGTCCAGACCGTCGCATTTCATCTCGAAGGTCAACCGCCGGTCGCGCAGATAGCGTACGAGCACCGACCGCTCGTCGTTGTGGATGTCGCCCCGCTCGCGTGGATCTTTCTCCGGCGAGGTCCACATGTCCCACCAGCCGAAGGACCGCGTCGGCGTATTGTCAGGCATGCGGCGGATTATCGCAGTCCGTCGACCAGAACAGCAGCGATTTTCCGGCGCGGTCAGGTCGTCGCCGCCGGTGACCGACGCGGTCGCCGAGGCGGTCACCAGGATCCGCGCGGCCGCGCACGTAGGGGCCTTGCGAATGTCCAGCAGCGGC
The Fodinicola acaciae DNA segment above includes these coding regions:
- a CDS encoding DinB family protein — protein: MPDNTPTRSFGWWDMWTSPEKDPRERGDIHNDERSVLVRYLRDRRLTFEMKCDGLDAEQLARRSVEPSNLSLLGLLRHLADVERFWFRIFLAGEDVSRRYRGDDAPNGEFDGAVADPAVVAEAWQSWRAEIAFAEKFVDDTDLGFLGKDGKTALREVVVHMIEEYARHNGHADFLRERIDGRVGQ